Part of the Mercenaria mercenaria strain notata unplaced genomic scaffold, MADL_Memer_1 contig_4377, whole genome shotgun sequence genome is shown below.
cgcaagtaactgccaacttccccacatgaatcagaggtggaggacgaatgatttcagacatattgtcttttatcaattcgtcacggagaacataagccctgaCCAGGGATCCAGATCCATAGATATGCGttttccctattgagcttagcggaCGGACTTCAAAGTTGTTaagcttaaaataaaatattagcaGATAATTAGAGAAAACAATCCGTTATTTGTGATTTTGGATGTTGTTATAGTTTCAAGTTCTTTTGGATCATAGGGTCCAATATCTGTGTAAAAGAGTTCCACTTAAGTCGGCGCGAGGGGGCGTGAGGGATTTTGCACTTTCCATTCCCCCTCATGAACAAaattaatcaaaccgagtcttctatcAATTTGCTTGGTGGCATTctatagagacttaccctaagtcctctttacacaagaaaaacaatctgtttatagagtgaaattgttgagtgaacaccgtttgacaATCATAttcctgtccatgttatacctGTGCAATAGAAAAGTAAGCTTTCTTTGTTATCTGCTAACCATAACGTTAACACAGTCATGCAACTAACAGTCCTgagattgttttctttgattttctcatatttctaggtATTTTTCTCATACTGATCTCTATGACTTACGCTAAAAAACCTgatcaaacattaaataaatggtgtaaaagtatataaattctcaacttaaaatgaaatgttgagtggtataaaagattttttgtaaattttattgtcagttttttaCAGCTTCGAATGCCTTCAGTTAGAGATAAAACctcaaaatattaaacaaaacacATCAAATAGAGTGTTCAGTGTTATATAGTTGGGAATTAGCATATTCTgatagaaaaagaagaaaacaaccTTTTAAAATTCAGAGTGATACCTTTTATTTTACAGAGAGTTTATTCTTTGTTCTaatagaaaaatttttaaattattaaaatcttaatGTGTATATACCATTTTAGGCCATATATAGCTACGAAATCTTACTTTTCAACCGTTTGTAAGCACGTTATTTAAACTTTATAACATCCAAATGTATATTTGACAATTTATTATGCCACCGCCATCCACCATCGCCACACGCCACCCGCCACCGCCacttccaccaccaccaccaccacccgcCGCCCCCACCACCACCCGCCGCCACCACTACCGCCATCGCCACCCGCAACCATACTCAACACCGCCACCCGCCACCACCACCGCTACTCGCCAACACAGCCATCACCACCGCCACCCGCCAACTGCCACCCGCCATCGCCACCGCCGCATCCCACGCCAACCTGTTTTCCTAATTATCTGAATAAGATCGGATAAGCAATGAAACCCTACTCACTTTAAATTTCACAATCagactttcagtactttgatacAAGCCATATTGACTTTAAGAGCTTTGATACTACCCATCTagactttcagtactttgataaAACCCAAATagactttcagcgctttgataCAACCCATACAGACTTTCGGCGCATTGATACAACCCATGCAGACTTTAAGCGCTTTGATTATTGAAAGCTGCCTGTGCCGATTTGCCTTAAGGCATAAGGTATATTACTCATACACGTATTTAGTATCACGCACGACCTTCAAGAGAACTTAAGCTAGAGTAATAACTATACGCGCCGTGACAATGATTGAACCGACAAAAATATTAACTACCATATTTTGTTCGTTATTGAATCATAAGTTTTAGTTAGATAATGTCTCACAGTCCAATAATGAGTAGTCTATTCTttacttcataagctatatttagataatatTAACATAACTGGAAGTAGTATTTGTCTTTGGATCCAAATTACTCTCGCAGTTCCTTACACTTCGATGTCCAAAATGGTAGTGAATAAATTTCCACGATAAAGTATAATAAATAAAGTCAAGGCGACGGTCTGATCAATATAATACACAGCAGTGTTCTGATTGGATACCACCCATTCCGATTGAACATTCTTAAATTGGATAAAGATGCTTTTTCTCCACCATGAAGCATTAAATGCGTTAATCGATGCTTCAGTCCAGAACTTACACTGGTACATTTATAGCGAAAAAACAGCTTATTATTCTATGTTCTAatagtaaaattttaaatgattaaaatctaCGTGATCCCTTGTAAATAGCCGATGATAAATACGGCAAAACTTGAGTGTACGCCATAAAATATCCAATCATACATTAATGGGTCTTAGTTTATAAATAGAAATGACACATGCTACCGTTAATTTTTACGGGATTGTACTTAATTTAACTAGTGAAATAAACATTACCAATCTTGTGTACCTTATGACACTGCTAAATAAGATATCAGACGGTTTATTACATCTATTCCCATCAATGACCCACAAGTTTCTAACCATTCAAAAttgcgttgttttttttttctggcaaCTTCGTGTAACGCAGTTGCTATTAGATGTTTAGTAAAATGGTGACTTTTTAGGAACAGtacaatctttttatttttggaattttctTCTAAAGATGTGTAAAAACACTTATTATTCTCTTCATTGACGATTTGTATGTTTAGTGTTTGAAACATAACCTGTCTGTCAGCACATAACGACTGTATCACACCAACAgtctgaagaaaaagaaaaaaagtataaCAGTCATAAATCAAAAAGATCATTCTTATGTAAAGAATTGAAATAGTATAAACGTTCCACGGAATGGCCTCACATTTATAGAATTCAGTAACCATATATTTTAACATCATGAATTTATTACAGATCTGTACAATACCAGCCAAAATTTATACATGACATCTATAGCAGTTAAAAAATGCGGAGTAATAAAAATGATTACTTTCTTTTTTAATGAGACAAATCGCCTTTTCTACATCAatgtttttacgtttttttaaACCTGACTTCTTGTTTtgaatataactgaaatactgttgaattaCGGCGATAAaccaaaagtaaacaaacaaacaaatttggaGTTTGGTACAGGTTtaatataatttcttatataacaaCAGTCACTAAACCTAACTCTTTATATACCCACCAACTAGATATGTTCAACAAGAAAAGCGTTACACCTAAAAAAACAGGAAACTAAATCAATAAATCAAAGTGAAGAAATAATAAATTGACACTAATATAGAAAGGAAATGTCAAAACTCTTGAAAAAATGGTTATGGGAGTTAAAACGTGATTTGTTCTGAACTCTTAATCAAACAGATAATTAGGAAAACAGGTTTGCGGGGGATGCGGCGGTGGCGATGGCGGGTGGCAGTTGGTGGGTGGCGGGTGGCCATGGCTGCAGCGTGTGGCGGTGGTGATGGTTGTGTTGGCGGTCAGCGGTGGTGGTGGCGGGTGGCGGTGGTGATGGCGGGTGGCGGTGGTGAGCATGGTGGCGGATGGCGGTGGCGGGTGTCGGTAGTGGTGGTGGCGGGTGTCGGGTGATGACGGTGGTGGTGGCGGGTGGTGGTGATGGcgggtggtggtggtggcgggTAGCGgcagtggtggtggtggtggtggagatGGCAGTGGAAGTTGCGGTGGCGGTTGGCAGTGGTGGGTGGCGGGTGGCATTATAAATTGTCAAATATAGATTTGGATGTGATCAAGTTTAAACAAGGTGCTTACAAACGGTTGCAAAGTAAGATTTCGTAGCTATTTATGGTCTAAAACGGTATATACACattaagattttaattatttaaaaattttactatTCGAACAAAGAATAAACTCGCTGTAAAATAAAAGGTATCActctgaatttttaaaaattaattgtcaatcaattttaaaacaattaaggaCATGATTATAGGCCGGGTCGTAACGGTGACATATTCTCAAAAAAATATTATGCCGAGACCGTAATCGAGCTAGACTTTTAACGATGACGCAAAAGAAAAAACAGAGTGAGAGATGGACGTATATCTTACCCGTATGGATAATGAGTATATATATTGTATgctatttaaacaaaaaataaaagatgaacaGAGCGGTACTGTTTCTTATCTTTTCATTATTTCCAATATCTAAAATGATGGATAAACATATTAACGTGACGTCACTTCGTTCAAATTAGTCCCATCCCGAAAATTGACTCCTCCCAATCCAAGATTGCGGctttatatagacaaagaagggGAAAAGTGATCTAGAGTCAGGTCCTCTACTACAAAGTTCACAATATGATATAAAGTATCCGTACACTTATACTTTTCTCACATTTATACACAGATACGTACTATTTATCCTGGCCAGGAATTTAACTAACATCGATCTTAAGTCATTGAAAAGATACAAGTCATACTGCCCTCCGACCAATGTATACAAATATCATATGTTATCCAAAAGCCTTAAAAGTTACTAGAACATAATTATAATCAGTCATTAGCTAAAATATCAATTATTCTGGAAAACGAAAGGCTACACTGATGTGCAAACTGCAAAAACTCTAAACATATGTAAttacatttctgaaaaaaaagacaatcaTATCTAGCTGCTGATTTCAATGAAAAGTATACAAGACAGGATGTGTTTTTAAACAGACAAAAGTTCTTTAATATTCTAGATACGGAATCTACTATAGTACTAGACCACACCCTTGTGTAAACTCTTTCTATACACCACTTATGGGAAaacaaatatatgacattttttaatacATATATCAATCCCATCAACTCTAGATATTATGGCTAATGGTAGAAGTTTGTTAAATCATCACTGTGTTTTCCAGACACTAGTAAACAAAATCCATCAAATATAGATTATCTCATAATTCAATACCGTGTTAACCTCTATAAGCTTAACTTCTTCAAAAAAAACCCTGGTGTAGTATATAAGTATATAAGCATGTAAACTGGCAATCATACAATTATTCATTCCTTACTTGTTCTAATATGAGAGACACATACATATGTGTCATGAGCCTGAAAAATAAATACTGTGCCCTCATATACTGCCAATACTAACACTTTTAGGTGAAGAACAGAAAGTCTACAATATCAACATCTGACAACAACATAAATTGTCATGACAGAAATACCTCTGTACTGAACTATCATTGGCAACCATTTCCAACTAACAATACAACTTATGGCAACTAGGAACATTAAACTGTAACTAAATAAACATTcaagttatatatataaactttggaatgaaatacatgtattactgtACCAACATCATTactatattttgtatgtattacaatatatttacattcgccctattcttttccattgacaATTAtaacgttcatttcgtatgaacagcaaaaggaaaggcgcgaaagtaacgtcatcgctgcttagtgatgaccgaccgctgttttgacgacgtccgcgtatagtcagggagaacgttccttagatgacgtcgcagttgttccgtctggtgaacagaatggccggggaGCTGATTTTACTGTTATATGCCaacaaatatgtgcaatttataatataatcttgtttatcaatggaaaggaaatataatgtaaatataagaaatgaaactatttctttcggtgttcatgcaaaatgaacgacagaacaggatcggcaaattaaacatgaatcgctagccataccgaagaatattccccCGGCCAATAaccgatagcggtcagattttctatatagaaataagaagggcatgtacatattttacttaataacaacattactaaaaataagacaccttaggtgcaaaaatattcccaaagttcaacatttgattcatcagatggtatttttaaattaaacttttttttatttttgattcgttcctAACATCATCTCGTCATCTTTCCCcttctattttccatataaaatttgtaaaagtcacatacatgcgtttcttaaaagtaattttttggATAAGATCATtaatatgaaagcttaggtgcaaatgGTTTCCTACTCCCAATAAATTcgtcttttgaatgatatttatttcatttttgtaaaataaaaatttgattcgttctaaGGCGGTTAATTTCCActgattttgaagaataattaactTCTTTGCGAacttgttgttgtagcgtcatgtGCAGACGACATGTCAcgtgaacatgcggtatcgtgatcaaaaggttaaagtataTGATTGAATCAGTTTAGTTAATTTGTGATTGAATGTTTATTCGACACAATGAGTGTTAGGTTTTCGAAGCAATTTCGTCTTATGTTGTTattctttactttttaaattttcatttaaatatcagtgtcagttatgccaaataaaaacgaataagaaaatataatagaTTCAAAGTCTGCCTTGGTCAAATTAAAGGCGGAAATTATGTCCGGAGGATTTTCATGTACAAGAGtgtatttttcattgtaaataaaatatctggTTTTAAAACGGAATTGACTCACCACTATGtaactttcatgaaacttgtgcAACAATAATGAcggttttaataaaaactaaagatatatcatgataacagataatttttccatgaatgcaagataaatataaaaatattttagtcaGTGCTTTAAACTGCATCAGCAATacgtattttttttcagttaaaatatcATGAACATTGTCATTATGAAACTTTCATGACTGATCGTACATgttcaatttaaaatgatttttcatgaATGTCATTTC
Proteins encoded:
- the LOC128553838 gene encoding uncharacterized protein LOC128553838, which translates into the protein MPPATHHCQPPPQLPLPSPPPPPPLPLPATTTTRHHHHPPPPPSSPDTRHHHYRHPPPPSATMLTTATRHHHRHPPPPPLTANTTITTATRCSHGHPPPTNCHPPSPPPHPPQTCFPNYLFD